One window of Blastocatellia bacterium genomic DNA carries:
- a CDS encoding PASTA domain-containing protein gives MSTSTTGNHPAARSIAWTLTRRIGMVIVLALAFFLSATITIYTLFRIGDTRVPDCIGKPEAEAQKLAEHAGLKVKVTRRNDAAPADTVIETRPGPNASVKKDSTVTIIVSAGPAKGENQFPVSSYQVSVVRCQLPVSGALPSAIGAGKRPIIGWEPGTSNW, from the coding sequence ATGAGTACGTCCACGACCGGCAATCATCCCGCGGCGCGCAGCATTGCCTGGACGCTGACACGGCGTATCGGCATGGTCATCGTGCTGGCGCTGGCCTTTTTCCTGAGCGCGACGATCACCATTTATACGCTCTTCCGCATCGGCGACACGCGCGTTCCCGATTGTATAGGCAAGCCCGAAGCCGAAGCTCAAAAGCTGGCCGAGCACGCCGGGCTCAAGGTCAAGGTGACGCGCCGCAACGATGCCGCGCCAGCGGACACCGTCATTGAAACGCGGCCCGGCCCGAACGCTTCGGTCAAGAAAGATTCGACGGTCACCATTATCGTCAGCGCCGGCCCGGCGAAAGGCGAAAACCAGTTCCCGGTTTCCAGCTACCAGGTGTCAGTTGTCAGGTGTCAGTTGCCCGTTTCTGGCGCGCTGCCATCGGCAATCGGCGCTGGCAAGCGACCCATAATCGGATGGGAACCGGGAACGAGCAACTGGTAA
- the rpe gene encoding ribulose-phosphate 3-epimerase, producing MVEIAPSILSADFARLGEEIQAAERGGAGLIHVDIMDGHFVPNITIGPLVVKAARKTTKLPLDCHLMITDPDRYISDFARAGANLISVHVEAVTHLHRTLTAIRELGCRPGVVLNPATPLAAIEEALRYVDYVLVMSVNPGFGGQSFIEPCLDKVSRLRGMIESRGLNVQIEIDGGVGLENVVEVVRAGARWLVAGSAVFGTGDAEAATRALRQKAMEPLTV from the coding sequence ATGGTTGAAATTGCGCCATCAATTTTATCCGCCGATTTCGCGCGACTCGGCGAAGAGATTCAAGCTGCCGAGCGCGGCGGCGCCGGCTTGATTCACGTTGACATCATGGACGGGCACTTTGTGCCGAACATTACAATTGGCCCGCTGGTCGTCAAGGCGGCGCGCAAAACCACGAAGCTGCCGCTCGACTGTCACCTGATGATTACCGACCCCGACCGCTACATCAGTGATTTTGCGCGCGCCGGCGCCAACCTGATCTCCGTGCATGTCGAGGCGGTGACGCATCTGCACCGGACGCTTACGGCGATCCGCGAGCTGGGCTGCCGCCCCGGCGTGGTGCTGAACCCGGCGACGCCGCTCGCGGCCATCGAAGAGGCGTTGCGCTACGTTGATTATGTCCTGGTGATGAGCGTCAATCCGGGCTTCGGCGGCCAGTCGTTCATTGAGCCGTGTCTTGACAAGGTCAGTCGCCTACGCGGTATGATTGAAAGTCGCGGCCTCAACGTGCAGATTGAAATAGATGGCGGCGTCGGGCTCGAAAACGTCGTCGAGGTGGTGCGCGCGGGAGCGCGCTGGCTGGTTGCCGGTTCGGCAGTTTTCGGAACCGGCGATGCGGAAGCGGCGACCCGGGCGTTGCGCCAGAAAGCGATGGAGCCGCTGACGGTTTAG